Sequence from the Molothrus ater isolate BHLD 08-10-18 breed brown headed cowbird chromosome 13, BPBGC_Mater_1.1, whole genome shotgun sequence genome:
ttctcttttctttcaggatACGTGAAGAAGGAAAGGACGGTATCCCTGAACATCCCTATATCTATGAGGTAAAACCatagactggtttgggttggaagggaacttgaAAATCACCCCATTCCACCCcggccatggcagggccaccttccactTGTGCAattgtgccagggcctctccaccctcgcaggaaggatttctttctcatttctaaTCCACACCTACTCGTGTGTCAGTGTGAAGCTGTTCcaccttgtcctgtcactccatcctCTTAAAAAAACGCTGAAATGCAGTGTTTCTATACAGTGAGTtaaaaagttttgatttttttttttttttttttttgcagactGATGTAGAGATCTCATTGGTTGGTGGCAGTTGCAAAAATCCTGTTGAAAAATTTTGGCACGGAAGCAGTGCAATGTATATTTTGCAGAGAGCCGTAAGTGTGCTTGGTAGATGTTAAATGCAATCCAGACTTTTGAATTCCTGTCAGATGTTTTTCACACACGTTACGTACACGTTTCTCTTAAAGACTCACAATGAAGAAAGCGACTCCATGGAGGAATCAAGAACAGATGATGCTGTTTATGCCTCTGAGGTTTTGCCAAAGGAGACTCCTGTAGCCCTGGCTCTGTCTGTTGGAAGAGCAAAGTAAGTGTGAAAGCTTTCCCTCCCCTTTTGAGGGagttttcttttgtaattcTGTGGCTTTTTCTAATATTCAAAATCCGTATTTCCAATCCTCTAAATAAAATTACTCATTAGTTCATGAGGAGTTGTGGTTGTTTTCCATCCTGTAAAAGGACCTCCCTACTTTTAATGGCTAAAAGGGTTTTAAAAAGTAGCTAAAATTCAGGCATTGGAAAAGCACTTGTGAGCTGGGCTGTTGGGTTAATGGGATTCACTGGGTGTAGATGAGCAAAGAAAGCTCACTAAAACGTCTGTGCTTATTTTTTTAGTAAAGctcctgttaaaaaaaacccctaaaaatctGATCTGCATCTTTGGTGTTATTAAAATACCAATGCATGATACCAAAATATAATTTACCTAActcatgtatttttttaattagcttaAAATGTAATATTTGATTATAATTTTAGAACCTTCAGTTTATATTCATATGTTGTGTTATTCGCTGGCATCTTActttctccctgtccctgttcctaGGCAGCTGATTTCCTTGTACACAATGGTGCAAAACCCAAACGTGAGCTCCCTGGGCATGAGTGAGCTGGCTGTGCTTCCTCCCCTGTGGGCCAGGTGTGATGGCTCTGACCCTCAGCACACCTGCTGGATTGGAGCTGAGCCTCTCAAGGCTGGAAACAAAGTCACAGGGCTCAATATTTACACGGTTTCATGTGATGGTAAGGTGGTCATGGTGCTCAGAAAATTGAATGAGGAAGGCTAAAAAATGTGAGGATGCTGATGTGACAATGCTGTCGTTGTTCTTTATGTGATACTGGCTTGGAAATGCTctgtatttctggttttaatgagCAAGAAGGgattaaaataagagaaaagatatttttaaccAATGCTGCAGGGCAGAAATGGTTTTTAATCTACTTGATGCACCTGTAGCTCTGCAGGCCTACCTcaacttatttttaaacttttaaactgCTGCCATTCAGCTGCTGTTCAGCATCTTACACAACCCCTGACTCATTCTAAACATTTATATATGTTCATATCAGCTCTTATCACCAGTAGAGAAATGCAAGCAGAATTCCAGCTTTCTAAAGGACAGCACGAGTCATGCCTCACCAAATGGAGTATTTGGGAATGGATTTGAAGTGCCAGATTTGAATTGTGTCAAATGGGGTTTTTGAttctcacttttttcctttcccaggtCCTACAGCTGATAAAACCCGTTTTCCAAGCCTAGAAGAGCTCAAAATGGAACATAAAATAAGACATCATTCATCTGTTGTAGGTTTTTATGCTCTGTCATGGCTTCAGTTGAAGTTTAAAAACTCTATTTTGGGATTTATGATGCTGTTTTGGGGAAGCTTTTTAGATTCTCTATAGAAACCACCTTAGTATAATTCCATAGTATAACAGTGATTTCAGGTCATGCTTTTAATGCATTTGTCTGGTATTAACCCTTTTTTGCATGCAtgtgaaatgcttttaaaattactttgtctttggtagttttgttttttatttttggaatcTGTTCATTTTAGGTGACAACAAAAGGATTTGCTCAGTATGAGCTGATTGCAGCTGCTGCAATAGAGGACACCATTGCAGAATCTGGAAGCAACATCTATGTGGATATCACATGGAATGGTGTGGAAAAGCTTCTGGAGACTCCCCCAGTGATCTCTGCTGCCACCCTGGTAGGTCAGGatggaaaaggcaaataaaGCCAAGCTCTTGGCACTACTCACATCATCAGTGGGATAAAGAAGATAAAAGCAATGCAATCTGTTTGTAAGCTGTATTATAAGCTGTGCTGACATGCTTCTCACTGATGAAGATTTTAAGACACTTAATTTCTAAAGTTTGAAGCTAAGATAAACTTGTGGAACTTTCAGAATATTGCCCTGGAGTCGGGGGACCCCAGAAGTCCTGTGTTCCAGCTGTACcgagagctgcagctcctcctggtgAGTGCAGGGGGCAAATTCCAGTTTCACATTTGCATGGAAGGGGGATTCCATGTGCTAATAATTTCCCTTATTGAAAACTTCATCTGACCTTTCAGAGATAACTTCAAGTGGTTATTTTAGCTGAAACTTGGAGCTCAGTTTTAGAAATCTTGAAtataaagaggaaataaataaataataaataataaagtcaTCTAGGAAATTCTGAACATTTGTAACTCCTGGTTAGCTGTGCAGAGATTTGTGTTCTTGGTGAATGTCTGTGAAAGGTGACACATGCAGGACTCCCAGGAAGAACTGATTTCTGTTGGggcttttcttgctgctttagGCTTTGGCTGAAGGGCTGAAGTCGGGTGTGACCGAGTGGCCGGAGCCATCAGAGTCTGAGTCAGCTCCTAAACTGGTCCAGGAGTTCCTGACTGGTAATTGCTGCTtgctccctggggagggaggggtgtgGCACTTCACAGGGATAAAAGGGAATTCCACATACAACTTTAGAAGTGTTACAACAGGAAATGttcatttctgtgctgtaaCCACTGCACAGAGTACTTAAATAGGTTAATACATACttgtcatttttctttgtcCTAATATCAGAGAgcaaagtaataataataataaaaacatttaaaaaactcTTTTCAGAGTATATCCTTACCCtataaaaccatttttaaatGACTCAATTCTATCATTCAGTGTATTTGTTAGTTATGATCTGCCTGGGGATTAATGATTGGTTTGATGACACTTTTCATAGTGGTGGAACTCATTTTTTTAACTCTACTAGATTTAAAGAAGAAGCTGGATGGAGATTATATATTTGAAGACAAGAATGATACAGAGGTGTGTGCAATTTCCTATCAGCTGCTTTgtcattttgctttcattttaactgcagttatttcagattttcactAAATCTTGTCTATTTTTTATATGTGTAAATAGTGATGTAAAGGAATATAGATCTCTtgctttctgtctctgctgtgtaaaaataatgggaaaaggTCTGATTTCTTCCAGGAATTCTGACCTTTCTGCCATTGCATTCTAtcattaatttgcttttcttgcctAATTTAGTTATTTGGTGCCAATTGGTATCAGTTGAATATGTGTCTTAGTTATCTAGAGGTTTATGGTATTGTGAAGCAACGGGCAAATTCAAATTGTAAAAATATGTTTGGTTGtattaagatttctttttcctctcagcCTACAAGGAAAGGCTTAGGTCTATTTTCTATTAagagagaagcagcattttgttGATAATCTAAGAATATATTGATTTCTGTGTCAACAGAACTATTCTGTATCGGGATTACAGTGAAGTAGTTCTCTGCTCTGAGAATTTGTGTGTCTGGATTTTGGtctcccaggcactgctgggtaCACAGGCCATACCTGGCTGAGATCTGAAGTCTCTCTGACAGtggcttttgtttccttttgccCAAGGCTAGAGTTATCCAGGTGATAATTCTGCAAAGAATCAGACTCGCTGTTAGATAAAAGTATACTGCCAAATTACTGTGTGGTAGTTTCcctggaaaagggaggaaatcaGTGATGCAGCCAGTTTGATCTCTGGAGAAATACAGATGTGGAAGGTTTTTGATTCTTAAGGCACCATTTTTCATTGAAGACCCATAAATTCTTCCAGAAAATCAAATGTGACACAGCTGCTGTGGACAGTTGCATAAAATCAATCTTTGGTGAGCGAGGAGACCTGGATTTTACTGAGCAATTATGGTGCAAAATGAAAAGTAAGTGTATTGTGCctatctgttttcctttcatttcttctctaTCTGCTAGACAGTGTTGCTTTTTCAGGGAAGTTCCTGTCCATTTCTGAGTTTTAAGGACTCATCAGCTCTTCAGAAAATTGGTACCAGCAATACCAATTGCTCTCTTCCTAAAGGAGCCCATTTTAGGGATGTAGGATGATCTGTTTTCTTACAGCCCTCCAATGGCTGACCAGCATCTAGCAGgagataatttcattttgtttgacTGCAAAAGGTACTAAACCGTTGGTAGTTTCTCTAAAGCTGAAACCCATCTGCTCTAAAACTGAAAACTTtataattcctttttctctggaTCTGAAGGACAATTTTCAGTGTATATAGAATTCACTGATCTTTGGTTATCATTGTGTTTTTAGAGTAACCTTTTTGAAAGTCATCATATGACAAAGCTGCCAAAAAGCTGTGCAGTCTGTAATTTCAGCTCTCTTTCTTTAACTGAGGGGTTTTGTTCATGCTAGGGTGTGTTGGCCTGGTGTTATTGACTTAACAGCCAGAGAAAGAGCCTGGAttgataattaaaatattgtggTTTTCTTTGCAGGTGTCAGTTCCTATCAGGAGTTAATAGACTGTTTCACACTGGTCATAAAATCCCTGGAACGTGGTGAGATACAGCCATGGgtatgtatttgtatttcacAGAGATGTTAAAATTTGGGGTAGTTTAGAATAAAATGCAGTTCCTGTCCCTTCACTGCCCCTCATTTGTGTTGTTTTGAAGTTGTGTGTTACCTGGTGTTGAGCTTCTGAACCCTGGTGATGGTGTTCATGACTTGTTTCTTGTTAGATTCATCAGGGGAGTAGCAGTTTCTTAAGTCAGCTGATCCAGCAGTCCTACCATGGAAAGATGGAGGATGTTTCCCTCAGTGACATCACTCCCATTCAGATGCTCCTGGAGGTTGGCTtggagaagatgaagaaggattATGTCAGTTTTTTCATAGGTGAGCCTGACACTGGGTAACAGCATTAGGAATTCAGGAGAAAAGGTGTTCCATGCAGGAAATAATGAACTTTTTGGGTAACCTCTATCTCTTCCTTCCCATCTGCTGAAGTGAAGTTTTCAGCTTCCTTAGTAATGGaacttttcagattttaaatttcaaaattttaaaaacttatttgTTTCAAAAGAAGCATAGCTTTGTGTTTTACTGTTGTTATTATCCCTTCATTTCCTTTTGGTGTCTGTCATCCTGTTCTCattctttgtttatttgcttttttattttcactacTTTTGTACATTTGTCTGTCCTGAGGAGGGTGGTTGTCTCCAAGTACACAGTGGGTCTCCTCACTGTGCATCCTTGGTGATAAATGAAATCAGGCCTTGACCATACCACTTTAGAGGGGTTTTCTTGTTTGGAATGAATGATTATGTCAGTAAATAACATCCCACTCCTGCTGACTTTGTCCTTTAGTAGATTTCCTGTTTGATCACCTGAATGTTGCTTATATTTCATCTGAGACCAtgtattaaattttaatttttttttcctgctgttcctttTACAGGCCAGGAACTTGCAACAGTAACCTACTTGGTGagatgctttatttttatttcataaagcAGAACATGCTTAGCTGATAGTGGGATGCAAATCATATAAGCTGAGAAACTGAACTGCAGGTCACGAGGCTGGAAAtgtcagaaatgcagaaatgtcagaaatgcagaaatgtcattgttttgtttcctcACTCCCAGATAATTCCCTTAATATCTGATCTGGGTCACTGTCAAGGCAGTGAACCTTTGTCACActtggatggggctttgttCTGAGACTGCTGGGCCACTCTAAAAATCTTGGCTTCTCCAAAGAAGCAGGAAGATGATTTTATTTGCTGAGGGTGTGTTGTGTGTCTGTAGCAATGGAGTGCTCAGGTAAGAACAGAAGCTCTTTGCTCTTTCAGGATTATTTCATTTCCACATCCGTGGAGCTCCAGGAACAAGTCCACCGTGTTCAAAAGCTTCACCATATGCTGGAAATAATGGTCAGCTGTACAGGCTTACTGCAGTTCAGACATGagaacctcttccctctgacacagtaattatttcatttctacTTCTGCTCTTTAAATGGCAATCACAAGTAGAGTTGGTTTGGCAGTTTTAAAGAAACACCAAGATGTTGGTGATAGTGAGACTGCAGAAGGAGCAGTTGGATCTTTCTGCCAAATTTTGCTATGGGACTAAAACTGAAAAACTAAAGCTGAAAActaaaggaaataataaaatgtgaGAGTATAGGTAATTTTGCACAAGGTGTTTGCTCTGTTGTAGAagcatttctttaaagaaagtaAGCTAATATCTCTTGTAGGATTTGCATGAAGTATTACAAGGAAAACCCTCTGGATG
This genomic interval carries:
- the ZWILCH gene encoding protein zwilch homolog isoform X2 — encoded protein: MYILQRATHNEESDSMEESRTDDAVYASEVLPKETPVALALSVGRAKQLISLYTMVQNPNVSSLGMSELAVLPPLWARCDGSDPQHTCWIGAEPLKAGNKVTGLNIYTVSCDGPTADKTRFPSLEELKMEHKIRHHSSVVTTKGFAQYELIAAAAIEDTIAESGSNIYVDITWNGVEKLLETPPVISAATLNIALESGDPRSPVFQLYRELQLLLALAEGLKSGVTEWPEPSESESAPKLVQEFLTDLKKKLDGDYIFEDKNDTEKIKCDTAAVDSCIKSIFGERGDLDFTEQLWCKMKSVSSYQELIDCFTLVIKSLERGEIQPWIHQGSSSFLSQLIQQSYHGKMEDVSLSDITPIQMLLEVGLEKMKKDYVSFFIGQELATVTYLDYFISTSVELQEQVHRVQKLHHMLEIMVSCTGLLQFRHENLFPLTQICMKYYKENPLDEKHVFQLPIRPALVKKFYQNDNPEVWRVEISSGHGQKEVKTTWQVSTTAPVEHGTSNSSECLPMNLRRVLKRNFPVVNTGLQSEKVQRGEDLPCCKQVQNKWKSIRMGKN
- the ZWILCH gene encoding protein zwilch homolog isoform X1; its protein translation is MYILQRATHNEESDSMEESRTDDAVYASEVLPKETPVALALSVGRAKQLISLYTMVQNPNVSSLGMSELAVLPPLWARCDGSDPQHTCWIGAEPLKAGNKVTGLNIYTVSCDGPTADKTRFPSLEELKMEHKIRHHSSVVTTKGFAQYELIAAAAIEDTIAESGSNIYVDITWNGVEKLLETPPVISAATLNIALESGDPRSPVFQLYRELQLLLALAEGLKSGVTEWPEPSESESAPKLVQEFLTDLKKKLDGDYIFEDKNDTEKIKCDTAAVDSCIKSIFGERGDLDFTEQLWCKMKSVSSYQELIDCFTLVIKSLERGEIQPWIHQGSSSFLSQLIQQSYHGKMEDVSLSDITPIQMLLEVGLEKMKKDYVSFFIGQELATVTYLDYFISTSVELQEQVHRVQKLHHMLEIMVSCTGLLQFRHENLFPLTQICMKYYKENPLDEKHVFQLPIRPALVKKFYQNDNPEVWRVEISSGHGQKEVKTTWQVSTTAPVEHGTSNSSGFLSDSTVNGSSEERLYFITMTQCSQVQFT